Part of the Fusarium musae strain F31 chromosome 3, whole genome shotgun sequence genome, TCAGTCGTGAGATTCCGATGGCAAGTCTGCAATCAACAATCCCAAATAATCCTGACAAATAAGATAGggatgttggagaagaggttACCTCCAAGGAGTACGAGGCATATATGAAACAACTGGAGGTGTTCAGAATCTGGCTCACCGAGAACGCCATGGGCCCTGATTCAAAGAGTATTTCCAACGCCATCCTCATTATGCCCTACGGAGAACCCCATACAGAGTATCCCGATGAGGCGAACCCACCTGCTGGGAAATTCCCTACTATCACAGAGAAGTTCACCTCACCCATACTACATGCTCCTCAGCTCGTACTACCATTTGCTCAGATACCGTACCTCTCAAAGGTCAGTGGAAGACCCGAGATGCGACCCATTGATAGCACTATGATCGGAGCCAAAGGCAGTAATCTAATGCTCATCAAGCTTGCCACCGAGGCGTTCAAAAAGGCCGGGTGGCCTACAGGTGTCCAGACGGGTCGCTATGTGTACCCCGTTGCTGACAATGCGAGGAATGTTGGCTCAGTGCACCCGTGAAAGTCTGGCGACGTATGAGATGAGACAGAGAGCTGTCCAAGAGTTTCAGAGAGCGTTCGAAAAGAAGAGCGAAGATTTTGCTTGCAATGCCATGTAACATATACCGACTCAGAAGGCTGAGGGAATTGTATGGGAGTTGCATGGGAATTGCATGCTGCAGCCAAAGAAATCGAGCCTAGGGCGGCCGCCATCCTTCTACCTTTTTCTGATCTCCTTCTTTCTGTAACTCTCCGATTTCTATTATTGCGTATGGAGCGCTTTGCTTGATCAGTAGGGAATTAGGTGGTGGCCCGCAGGGCTTCTTCAGACGGGCATCAAGACAGCTCAGCTGTGATGCTGGCTGCCTTCTTACCATAAATGGTAATAAACACCTCCTGCTCTCCGGATCCCATATGAAAGCTGAGAAGAAATTCTGCTAGACCCTTCTGATTGTCTAGGAGGCCTTGTTTGATACCATCCTGAGCCAGTCCCAGGTTGTTGTCCAAAACACGGTGGCATGTGTTGCGACCAATGTTATTACGGCCGCTACCTCGAACACATGGAACGAAGGAGCTTTTTTCCCCTCATTCTCTCTGAATTTCACCTCGAACGCCGAACGGCGAACGCCAGCGGAACAAAGAAAGCCGCCAGCTTCGTTAGCCTAGTCACCTCCTCCGCTTGCGCGATGCCGCACTCCACAAAGAAGCTGTGAATAGCTTACCAGAATTACCATTGTCGACTCATATTCCCGACGCATGAGCATAAATCGATGCTGTAGAGCCCACGGTCAGTTCGTAATTTACCCTGCACGACCTACTTCCTGATGGCCGCACTCATTCCAGGTCTAGCTCAGGGCCAGGCACTACAACATCTCTGGGCTATGCACTGCAAAGTATCGGGAAGAGTAGTCGTTCTGTATTAATGCTCACCGATTTATAGTTGAGGAATTGAATGAAAGAAAGTGCGAAAGTAGAAAAAGTGCTGGCTTTTGACAGCAGTTCCATATATGATTCATCATGGACCACAATTTCCCATGATGGATGCAGCTGGCTGAAGGTTTCGGAACCAACAGAAAAGTGCCTACAGCAGTTCAACCTTGGAAAGAGGTGGTACAGTTGTTGTAGCCTGTCTAGGGGAGACGGAAATCTTCCAGCAACGAAGTCCCTTTGTCGGTGAGGTAGATGGCTCCAAGCTCACTATTATTAGCCGACGGAATGAGCACTACCATGACCAGTGTGAGAGAACATACCAAACTACAGCGCTTTGTTTATGGCAACCGTGAGTGAGGCAGCCTGCTCAATGCTACAGCAGTAAATATCGTGCTGATTAACCCCACAGAACCTGGCGACACCGTACTGGTCTTTGGCGAACAGACGCTTCTCATATTTACGGCACGCTTCCTTGAACACACATCGCTCTCCATGAAAGATTTTAGGCCGGGGTCTGGAACTAAggagttgatgatgctgttgagaatGGACACGAACAACATTCCCCTGCCTGGGAGGCGGTGTTGGATCGCAATAGACGCCGCGTAGACTTCTCTCCTTGGCGAAGATATGGAAccttcctcatcaactttGTCTTGCTATTATTTGTCGTTCCGCTTCTGAGTGTCTTGCCCAAGGATAGTAGGGTTGTACCCTCAGCGACCATTGGCTCGACTGAAGACCTGCCAACAACATACGAGCGAGGCCAGAGTATCCTGTGGGCAGTTCTCCATGTCTTCTTCGATCTAGTTCACCTTCTCCGGTTCATGCTATCGAGCCACAGTAGCTGCCTGGCGGCAGTAGCATTTCTTATCAGCATATATCGAGTCATATAACTCAGAGCTATAGTGCAGTATACATCCTCTCGTTTTGGTTGGAATGTTTCGAGGGCAAGTTTAGCAGCTCACGAACTTAGCACATACACTAACACGCAAGCCTGGCAAATGCCCTCATTAGCGAAGTCGCTCTTGTCAACTTGGTCTTATTCTTTTTCATTATGCCTGCTTTATCAcgtataattagtaaatacctGAAATCCGCGCCCCAGGCCCTGAAGCTTGGAATTGTAAAGGCTAACTTGTCGTTGCTCTTCCTGGGGTCACCTTTGCTTGTCTCTGCCACGAAATCGGCCTCTCTGATTACGAGTGACTTGGGTTAGCCTTGTGACTCTCCAGTTCTTTTGACGGATTCTATACAGCAACGAAGATCTAGGGTCTCGGATTCGGTGCGGCTCGACACCTCGTCACCTCGTCATCTCATGGATCTACCCTCAACGCGCCGGCACCCTTTACAGCGCCATGTTTCTCGTCGAGCAATTGGTATCCTCGGGGGAGAGTCACTCGCGCAGAATATACTTGGGATTTCTCTTGGGCCACAAGATCATTGAAGGCTTGCCGTACATATGCACTGCAGTATCCTTCGAGCCCCAAGAGCTTCTGACTGCTTAACAAACGACCAACACCTTTTACCCGATCGGTATCATTGCATGTCTGGTAAAAGAAAGTCTAACGAGTAGAAATCTAGGACTTTGCAAGTGTCGATATGCTGGAGAAGTTCTGTTGGTTTCTTAGGCTAGCAAGTCTTGGGTATAGGGATCGACAGCGTCTCCTTGGTTCAGTCACATGTTTTGTCACTTTAGATGAGCACTTCAATTGCCCTGTAAGAGTTGACTAGCACTATTGGCACAATAGGTATATAAAGTATGATCAAGTGCGTAGATGGCATTGAATGATCGTATGTAGTTGCCTGATATCTGACTTGATGGTGCTTTTCCCGGCCGCTCCTTCCCGACCTCACTCAGGGTCTCGAGATTCCTTACCACCAACGCAGGAAGGTGATGTCGGTTCTTTACAACAAATTTATTCCAAGTGATCTTGCCAGTCTTGATTCTAAATCTCAAATTATCACCGCCTTTCTTGTCTACCCTCACACGATACCCTTTGTTGATCACGGCGAATCGATCACAACATGGATGTGAATCTAGAGCTACTCCGCTCCATACCATCCAGAACCGCTAGTCGCTCATCGTCGAGTTACTTCCAGAGCAGCGATAGCCAAGCACATCTGGACCACACCGCAATCCGGAACTCCTTGGCGCCCAGGCGACCACAGACCAGTCTAAGCGAATACTCCGGATACGATCACTCAAGTAATAGCATAAGGCCTAACATATCAAGACCTTCTACTGTACGCCCTGGATCGAGACCTGGTACAGCATCCGGAAGAATGTCTCGCAACGGAACTGCCTCTTCCATCCTCGGGCTTAGCGAAGCGCAGACCATTGTATGCGCCGTGAGCGAGGCTCGCGGAGTTTCTCCTGCAGTGGGTATCGCATTCGTCAATGTTTCTCTCGGGGAAGCTGTCATCAGTCAAATATGTGACAACCAATCCTATGTCAAGACGATTCACAAGATCCAGTTGTCCGCACCCTCACGCATTCTGTTCATGACTACAGCCTGTCCACCAAATAACCCTAGCTCACTCTTTTCTCTTGTCCAAGACCTGATTCCTGAAGTTCAAATCGACGCATTGGAAAGGTCAGCATGGTCAGAGACAGAAGGACTGGAGTATATCCACAACCTAGCTTTCAAGGATGACATCAAACCTTTGAAGGTGGCAACACAGGGCAAGTTCTATGCCATTTGTTCTCTTGCCGCTGTAAGTCAAATCATGCCGGGCCTCCAGTGAAGATACTGACTCGGAACAGGCAATGAAGTATATCCAGCAACACTTCTCGATCAACTTCATGCCGCACTCGCTCCGCATCCAATACCGACCTTCAGAAGATACCATGATGATTGACATTTCGGCTATTCAATCGCTTGAGATTATGCAGAATATCCGAAACCCAAAGTCTAAAGATTCACTCTTTGGCCTGCTGAACCATACATGCACCCCGATGGGTTCAAGGATGCTTCGTAGCAACATCCTGCAGCCACCCACTCGCCCAGAACTTTTCATCACACCTCGGTATGATGCGCTGGACGAGTTGACGACTAATGAAGAAATGTTCTTGGAGATTCGCAAAGGCAAGGCTCGCCGCGATAATATGGAATCTTGCTAACTCGAGTAGCCCTAAAGCTCTTTCATGACACGGAAAAGCTCCTGACCAAGGCAAGCTAATTACCCAATTACTGCATATCCTACTAACTCCCATAGTTGATAATTGTTCCCATCAATGCTGATGTCCAACAAGTCGAGG contains:
- a CDS encoding hypothetical protein (EggNog:ENOG41), translated to MDVNLELLRSIPSRTASRSSSSYFQSSDSQAHLDHTAIRNSLAPRRPQTSLSEYSGYDHSSNSIRPNISRPSTVRPGSRPGTASGRMSRNGTASSILGLSEAQTIVCAVSEARGVSPAVGIAFVNVSLGEAVISQICDNQSYVKTIHKIQLSAPSRILFMTTACPPNNPSSLFSLVQDLIPEVQIDALERSAWSETEGLEYIHNLAFKDDIKPLKVATQGKFYAICSLAAAMKYIQQHFSINFMPHSLRIQYRPSEDTMMIDISAIQSLEIMQNIRNPKSKDSLFGLLNHTCTPMGSRMLRSNILQPPTRPELFITPRYDALDELTTNEEMFLEIRKGKARRDNMESC